The Miscanthus floridulus cultivar M001 chromosome 17, ASM1932011v1, whole genome shotgun sequence genome has a window encoding:
- the LOC136515396 gene encoding disease resistance protein Pik-2-like, whose product MELAVRAMRSLLPKLCELLKEEYGLQKGVKKKVQILSRELEAAHAVLREISDMPPDQFNTLVRLWARDVREASYDIEDIIDAFLVHVDAPEPATETNKLRRLRKKARRDWYKTPDSVVTKPTTTIDPRILNLYKSATELVGIEGPKDELIDMLSLGDDGGDASGPKKMKIVSVVGFGGLGKTTLAKAVYDQLKPRFKWGAFIPVGRNPDVKKVLRDILVGLDKKKSTQRVNCEGAVFGRRRKWRLHWSMLPQSIQNIPPF is encoded by the exons ATGGAGCTGGCGGTGAGGGCGATGAGGAGCCTGCTCCCCAAGCTGTGCGAGCTGCTCAAGGAGGAGTACGGCCTGCAGAAGGGCGTGAAGAAGAAGGTCCAGATTCTCTCACGGGAGCTCGAGGCTGCGCACGCCGTCCTCCGTGAGATCAGTGACATGCCACCGGACCAGTTCAACACGCTGGTCAGGCTCTGGGCGCGTGATGTCAGGGAGGCGTCCTACGACATCGAGGACATCATCGACGCATTTCTGGTGCACGTCGATGCCCCTGAGCCTGCTACTGAGACAAACAAGCTCCGTCGCCTCAGGAAAAAAG CAAGGCGTGACTGGTACAAAACACCCGACAGCGTTGTCACCAAGCCAACAACGACCATCGACCCTCGCATCTTGAATCTGTACAAGAGTGCAACAGAGCTTGTTGGCATTGAGGGACCAAAGGATGAGCTCATAGATATGCTGTCCCTAGGGGATGACGGCGGTGATGCGTCTGGTCCTAAGAAGATGAAGATAGTCTCTGTTGTTGGATTTGGAGGACTGGGCAAGACTACTCTTGCAAAAGCTGTCTATGACCAGCTTAAACCGCGGTTCAAGTGGGGGGCTTTTATTCCAGTGGGTCGAAACCCTGACGTCAAGAAAGTCCTTAGAGACATTCTTGTTGGCCTTGATAAGAAGAAGTCGACGCAGAGAGTGAACTGTGAAGGTGCCGTATTTGGGAGGCGGAGGAAGTGGAGGCTGCATTGGAGCATGCTGCCGCAGTCCATCCAAAACATCCCACCCTTCTAA